Genomic DNA from Acidimicrobiales bacterium:
GGCACGCTCGAGTTCGACGACGTCAGCTTCCATTACGCGGGCGCCGATCAACCGGTGTTGTCCAACGTCTCCTTCAAGGCGCAGGCCGGTCAGACCACCGCCATCATCGGCAGTACCGGTGCGGGCAAGACCACGCTCGTCGATCTGATCCCCCGGCTGTTCGATGCGACCGGCGGCACGGTGCTGGTCGACGGCGTCGATGTCCGCCGGCTCGATCCGGATCTGCTGTGGAGCAAGGTGGGCTACGTCCCACAGAAGCCCTATCTGTTCTCCGGGACCGTGGCCAGCAACCTTCGCTACGGGCGCCCAGACGCCACCGACGACGAGATGTGGGAGGCCCTCGAGATCGCCCAGGCGGCCGACTTCGTCCGAGAGATGCCCGACGGGCTCGACAGCACGATCGCCCAGGGCGGCACGAACGTTTCCGGTGGGCAGCGTCAACGGCTCGCGATCGCCCGGGCCCTCGTCGTCAAGCCGGAGCTGTACGTGTTCGATGATTCCTTCTCGGCGCTCGACCTGCTCACCGACGCCCGATTGCGGGCAGCACTGGCTCCACACACTCGGCAGTCGGCGGTGATCTTGGTCGCCCAGCGGGTGTCGACCATCATCGACGCCGAGCAAATCCTCGTGCTGGAAGACGGTCGAGTTGTCGGAAGAGGAACGCACGCCGAACTCGTCGCCAACTGTCCGACGTACGCCGAGATCGTGGCGTCGCAGAACCGAGACGAGGTGGCAGCATGAACCAGCGCAAGGGCACGTCCGAAGAGGACCGCAAGATCCTGAATCACGGCGGAACCGGTTCGGAACGCAATCGTGGAGCGTTCGGTTCGGGCGCCGGCATGCCGGTCGAGAAGAGCAACGACTTCGGCGCTGCCGTGCGGCGGCTCGGCCAGTTGCTGTCGGCCGAACGCGTCGCGCTCGGCGCCGTCGTCCTCGTCACCCTGATCAGCGTGACCCTGGTCGTTCTTGGTCCTCGCCTGCTCGGCGGCGCCACCGACATCATCTTCCGTGGCATCACCGGCCGCGGCACCGGTCCCAATGGCGGGATCGACTTCGACGCTCTGCACCGCCGGCTGCTGCTCGTCGCTGCCCTTTACTTCGCGTCGTGGGTGCTCGGGTATCTGCAGGCGTACGTGTTGGCGGGCGTCGTCCAGCGGACGATGTACTCCTTGCGTGAAGCGGTCGAAGAGAAACTCACCCGCCTGCCGTTGAGCTACGTCGACCGCCAGCCCCGCGGCGACCTGCTGAGCCGGGTCACGAACGACATCGACAATCTGGCGCAGAGCCTGCAACAGACGTTGTCGCAGATCCTCACCTCGCTGCTCACGTTGCTCGGGGTCACCGTCATGATGTTCGTCATCTCACCGGTGCTGGCGGTCGTCGCCCTCGTCACGGTGCCCGCCTCGGTGCTGTTGATGAAGAAGATCGGTGGCCGGGCGCGCCCTCAGTACATGGAGCAGTGGAAGCACACCGGTCAGCTCAACGCCCAGGTCGAAGAGGTGTTCACCGGCCACGCGATCGTGAAGAGTTTCGGTCGTCAGCGTGAGGCGGAAGCCCGGTTCCGGGCCGAGAACGACAAGGTGTACGAAGCCAGCTTCGGCGCCCAGTTCACCTCGAGCCTGATCCAGCCCGCCACCATGTTCATGGGAAACATCCAGTACATGCTGATCGCCGTCGTCGGCGGGCTGCGGATCTCCAGTGGTGCGATCAGCGTCGGCGACATGCAGG
This window encodes:
- a CDS encoding ABC transporter ATP-binding protein, which translates into the protein MNQRKGTSEEDRKILNHGGTGSERNRGAFGSGAGMPVEKSNDFGAAVRRLGQLLSAERVALGAVVLVTLISVTLVVLGPRLLGGATDIIFRGITGRGTGPNGGIDFDALHRRLLLVAALYFASWVLGYLQAYVLAGVVQRTMYSLREAVEEKLTRLPLSYVDRQPRGDLLSRVTNDIDNLAQSLQQTLSQILTSLLTLLGVTVMMFVISPVLAVVALVTVPASVLLMKKIGGRARPQYMEQWKHTGQLNAQVEEVFTGHAIVKSFGRQREAEARFRAENDKVYEASFGAQFTSSLIQPATMFMGNIQYMLIAVVGGLRISSGAISVGDMQAMIQYARQFSQPLSHLASMATVFQSGIASLERVLEFIDAEEQTPEQDPTPGGLDVVGRVVFDDVSFSYLPDEPLIEHLSVVAEPGQTVAIVGPTGAGKTTLVNLIMRFYDLDGGRITLDGRDIAAFPRNELRSEIGMVLQDTWLFGGTIRDNLAYGNPDATEEQIREAARVTYVDRFVHSLPDGYDTLINDEGDNISTGEKQLMTIARAFLADPAILILDEATSSVDTRTEVLIQEAMNALRANRTSFVIAHRLSTIRGADVILVMEHGRIVEQGTHDSLLAAKGAYAALYHAQFAGAAAPLG